A region from the Agrobacterium cucumeris genome encodes:
- a CDS encoding PRC-barrel domain-containing protein, protein MLHQEPRAGQDPYVKDTPSLIASDKVEGTRVYGADGKHIGSIQRIILEKRGGRVAYAVLSFGGFLGIGDDYYPLPWEKLHYDEELDGYRIDLTKEEIENAPHFANLDDNDLLNAKDRKVYDYYGVAPYWM, encoded by the coding sequence CCGCGCCGGACAGGACCCCTATGTCAAGGATACGCCGAGCCTGATCGCCAGCGACAAGGTGGAAGGCACCCGCGTTTATGGCGCTGACGGCAAACATATCGGCTCGATCCAGCGCATTATCCTGGAAAAGCGTGGCGGCCGCGTTGCCTATGCCGTGCTGAGCTTTGGTGGCTTTCTCGGGATCGGCGACGACTATTACCCGCTGCCTTGGGAAAAGCTGCACTACGATGAAGAACTTGACGGCTACCGCATCGATCTCACCAAGGAAGAGATCGAAAACGCGCCGCACTTCGCCAATCTCGACGATAACGATCTGCTGAACGCCAAGGATCGCAAGGTTTATGACTATTACGGCGTCGCGCCCTACTGGATGTAA